Proteins from one Deltaproteobacteria bacterium genomic window:
- the trpB gene encoding tryptophan synthase subunit beta, which yields MTASTDLLATVAPPQPPKRPLLPDARGYFGAFGGAYVPEILRPNLQELEQVFASVRHDPVFWAEYWRELATFSGRPTPVTPLPHLSRYLGGAQIFLKREDLGQTGAHKVNNVIGQGLITRRLGKKRVIAETGAGQHGIATATMAARFGLEAVIYMGAEDVERQRPNVFWMEQMGAKVVAVEAGARTLKDAINEALRDWSTNFATTHYLLGTACGPHPFPAIVAWLQSVAGTEARAQMLQLTGRLPSRVYACVGGGSNALGIFQGFLDEPEVTLVGAEAGGRGSGSGEHAARIAGGQGRRGIAQGYETLFLQTRDGQMLDTHSVAAGLDYVGVSPLIAALSEAKRLTMAVALDQEVVEAVRLLMRYEGIIPALESAHGLAVAIREAPRLKSSDSLLVNLSGRGDKDIFTIASALGDASWAKFLKHKADSMMEQDHA from the coding sequence ATGACGGCGTCGACGGATCTACTTGCGACTGTGGCGCCGCCGCAGCCACCTAAGCGGCCTTTATTGCCAGATGCCCGTGGATACTTTGGAGCCTTTGGTGGTGCCTATGTGCCGGAGATCCTTCGCCCGAATCTCCAGGAACTCGAGCAGGTATTCGCCTCTGTCAGGCACGATCCCGTGTTTTGGGCTGAGTATTGGCGTGAGCTGGCGACATTTAGTGGACGCCCTACGCCAGTGACACCCCTGCCGCACCTGAGTAGGTATTTAGGTGGCGCTCAAATCTTTCTTAAGCGCGAGGATCTGGGCCAGACTGGAGCTCACAAGGTCAATAATGTCATCGGTCAGGGACTGATTACCCGCCGCCTAGGTAAAAAGCGCGTAATCGCCGAGACCGGTGCGGGCCAGCACGGCATCGCGACCGCGACTATGGCGGCGCGCTTTGGCCTTGAGGCCGTGATTTATATGGGGGCAGAAGACGTTGAGCGGCAGCGGCCCAACGTTTTTTGGATGGAACAAATGGGTGCCAAAGTGGTGGCCGTCGAGGCTGGCGCTCGCACACTTAAAGACGCCATCAACGAGGCCTTGCGCGATTGGTCGACAAATTTTGCGACTACCCACTATCTGCTTGGTACAGCTTGCGGGCCTCATCCCTTCCCTGCCATTGTGGCCTGGCTACAGAGCGTCGCTGGGACGGAAGCGCGGGCGCAGATGCTGCAATTAACAGGGCGGCTTCCTAGCCGTGTGTATGCCTGTGTCGGTGGTGGTTCGAATGCTCTCGGTATTTTTCAGGGATTTCTCGATGAGCCTGAAGTCACCCTTGTGGGTGCTGAAGCCGGGGGGCGTGGATCAGGCTCAGGTGAGCACGCGGCGCGGATCGCAGGTGGTCAAGGGCGCCGCGGGATTGCTCAGGGCTATGAGACTCTCTTTTTGCAGACGCGTGACGGGCAAATGCTCGATACGCATTCAGTTGCAGCCGGGCTTGATTACGTCGGTGTGTCTCCCCTTATTGCGGCCTTATCTGAGGCTAAACGTTTGACGATGGCAGTTGCACTCGATCAGGAGGTGGTCGAAGCGGTGCGTCTCCTGATGCGCTACGAGGGTATCATTCCGGCTTTGGAGTCAGCTCACGGCTTGGCGGTAGCCATCCGCGAGGCACCGCGGCTAAAGTCCAGTGACTCACTGCTCGTCAACCTCTCTGGTCGTGGCGATAAAGATATCTTTACGATTGCATCAGCCCTTGGTGACGCCTCATGGGCCAAGTTTCTTAAGCACAAGGCTGACAGCATGATGGAGCAGGACCATGCCTAA
- a CDS encoding DUF3025 domain-containing protein — MSLGIKTATGVPIQFIPAKPRPRGAARRRRKDEHDYELRIFNHGEVSTRSRNWHDFFNALVWMTYPATKAALNARQIAARVPGIVRTREQDRLTMFDEGGVITVVAEDGSVITRHIIGHAIFELICQKQLPVRGMQLVVPTNELQPEGVASWQGPALTADLDRIVATKIRNQVFTTSHASCLITN; from the coding sequence ATGAGTCTTGGAATCAAGACGGCAACGGGGGTTCCCATTCAATTTATCCCCGCTAAGCCGCGGCCGCGAGGTGCTGCCAGACGCCGCCGCAAGGACGAGCACGATTATGAGCTGCGCATTTTCAACCATGGTGAAGTCTCAACACGCAGCCGTAACTGGCATGACTTTTTTAACGCCTTAGTTTGGATGACGTATCCAGCAACCAAGGCCGCACTTAATGCACGACAGATTGCGGCGCGCGTGCCTGGCATCGTCCGTACGCGGGAGCAGGATCGTCTGACGATGTTTGACGAGGGTGGTGTGATTACCGTAGTTGCTGAGGATGGTTCGGTCATCACCCGTCATATCATCGGTCATGCTATTTTCGAGCTAATTTGTCAGAAGCAATTGCCAGTGCGAGGGATGCAACTCGTGGTCCCGACGAATGAGCTGCAGCCTGAAGGAGTTGCATCATGGCAGGGGCCGGCGCTCACTGCAGACCTCGATAGGATTGTCGCGACGAAAATTAGGAATCAGGTTTTTACGACTTCGCATGCTAGTTGTCTCATCACCAACTAA
- the trpA gene encoding tryptophan synthase subunit alpha, with translation MPKFDWNLRAKAESISLMGHVIADFPSPAVARSMIETMVEAGVKVIEIQIPFSEPMADGALFLAANHKAIAQGVDYQASLALLREMSAAYPHVRFLFMSYLNVIYQRGYQEFVTDAVEHGATGVIVPDLPVEHAAALELAGAATGFANVRVIPPNVTEGRLPEICRDARGLIYAVARAGVTGAKSDFTPVGDFVRRIRAFTQVPIAVGFGVRGAEDVRQLRGIADLAVIGTASLQAFQEKGISGVKTLWQELKAAV, from the coding sequence ATGCCTAAATTTGATTGGAATTTACGGGCTAAAGCTGAATCCATCAGCCTGATGGGGCATGTGATCGCTGATTTTCCGTCGCCCGCAGTCGCCCGCAGTATGATTGAGACGATGGTTGAGGCTGGGGTTAAGGTGATTGAGATTCAGATTCCCTTTTCCGAGCCGATGGCCGACGGTGCTCTCTTTCTTGCGGCCAACCACAAGGCCATAGCTCAAGGGGTGGATTATCAGGCCTCGCTAGCTCTTTTACGCGAAATGAGCGCAGCATATCCACATGTGCGTTTTTTGTTTATGTCGTATCTCAACGTCATCTATCAACGCGGCTACCAGGAATTCGTCACCGACGCGGTGGAGCATGGCGCCACCGGAGTGATTGTGCCAGACTTACCAGTCGAGCATGCCGCTGCATTAGAGCTCGCTGGTGCCGCGACTGGTTTCGCTAACGTTCGGGTCATTCCCCCTAATGTGACTGAGGGACGACTACCTGAGATTTGTCGTGATGCGCGTGGTCTGATTTATGCCGTGGCTCGGGCAGGCGTGACGGGAGCAAAGTCGGATTTCACGCCGGTCGGCGATTTCGTCCGTCGCATCAGAGCCTTTACGCAGGTGCCCATCGCCGTTGGCTTTGGCGTCCGCGGTGCCGAGGATGTCAGGCAGCTTAGAGGCATCGCCGATTTGGCAGTGATCGGCACGGCTTCCTTGCAGGCATTTCAGGAAAAGGGAATTTCTGGCGTGAAGACTCTTTGGCAGGAGTTAAAAGCCGCGGTTTGA
- a CDS encoding adenylate/guanylate cyclase domain-containing protein — protein sequence MAFNNKNPVVKAIMTNGIGFVIAIIALIVPDLENKPIDPVSYEYFYDESGSLSIADVMRLPATSWQAGATRSLPETLSRPAVTWTKTVIKDLRATTADSYVASNNHPMHRSLDFYLVEHGLIVKASNLQTQQSESYQSGVFEFNQPQANDAKLYLRSVILGTTAPAPRILSASSYADEQRRISIFVGFVIGSALAVAMFNLLTAMMLRKSSQAMYGLYYLATAYVAMSASGFLDRIYPDFMYDINRYSLFSSWAVIVAIFAIEAFRAKSEEFVDRDKKTSRHLNSKYLAMTAVSLVLVSAISPSMRPLLLSFIMIGFLIFVQITPYADRDSRIPQLLRMGLSCGFFAVTVSILSWYHVLRPSIVRNLFFEVGSLLSCFFNASIPALMSMELARDDAKILRRLRQRAISGTSPEAKDDPARVVDQEEHQIVTMFIDIAAFSQLAAPLPSESVFDALSERLNNIADIVREFGGNIDRSLGDGLLCFFGYQSQFSAAFNTQRAFLAARKIQESTIMQVLNDLDQGQKKLIMPVRVGIHSSSMIIGNLGGATRIDFTMIGAGVNFASRLETACTPFKVMFSDVCFGHLVELGYAADEFAPVAIHIKHRADSVTAYEFDPFRQRIEELRRAERAYLEQLGIKVIDQRLAVRELGTIVLRSGNEEFVVRDFSSFGFRGVSVRQFGRQSRLIVEVRVNDQALHEELRAKFVDKLTVEVRWSQRSTPHKQRLASGQSEGATHAFEHGFKIIGISPEQRRFLFERLSRRFAVVGSDDVDGVAKEVA from the coding sequence ATGGCATTCAATAATAAAAATCCTGTCGTCAAAGCCATCATGACTAATGGCATAGGCTTCGTGATCGCCATCATCGCCCTGATCGTGCCTGATCTCGAAAATAAGCCGATCGATCCGGTATCCTACGAGTATTTCTACGATGAGTCCGGCTCCCTGAGTATTGCCGATGTGATGCGCCTGCCAGCAACTTCGTGGCAAGCCGGAGCTACGAGATCCCTGCCCGAGACCTTGTCAAGACCAGCGGTGACGTGGACTAAAACTGTAATTAAAGACCTCCGTGCCACCACCGCAGATAGCTACGTCGCCAGCAACAACCACCCTATGCACCGATCTCTGGATTTTTATCTAGTAGAGCACGGCCTAATCGTCAAAGCATCAAACTTGCAAACCCAGCAATCTGAATCCTATCAAAGTGGGGTATTCGAATTCAATCAGCCTCAAGCCAACGATGCAAAACTATATCTACGCAGTGTGATTCTTGGCACCACGGCCCCCGCACCACGGATTCTATCGGCCTCAAGTTATGCCGATGAGCAGCGGCGCATCAGTATTTTCGTCGGTTTCGTCATTGGGTCCGCCCTCGCCGTTGCCATGTTCAACCTCTTAACTGCGATGATGCTAAGGAAGTCCTCGCAAGCTATGTATGGACTTTACTATCTCGCAACAGCCTATGTGGCCATGAGTGCGTCCGGGTTCCTCGATCGCATTTACCCTGATTTTATGTACGATATAAACCGGTACTCGCTTTTTTCCTCGTGGGCAGTCATCGTAGCAATTTTCGCTATCGAAGCGTTTCGAGCCAAATCAGAAGAATTTGTCGACCGTGACAAAAAAACCTCAAGGCACCTCAACAGTAAATACCTAGCCATGACGGCGGTGTCCCTAGTACTTGTGTCCGCAATCAGCCCCAGCATGCGCCCACTTTTGCTAAGTTTTATCATGATCGGCTTTTTAATTTTTGTTCAGATAACCCCCTACGCGGACCGAGATTCACGAATTCCCCAGCTACTCAGGATGGGGTTGAGTTGCGGATTTTTTGCAGTCACAGTCTCGATCTTGTCTTGGTACCATGTGCTCCGACCATCGATAGTTAGAAATTTATTTTTCGAAGTTGGCTCCCTTCTAAGTTGCTTTTTCAATGCCTCTATACCTGCCCTTATGAGTATGGAGCTAGCTCGTGATGACGCCAAAATACTGAGACGCTTGCGCCAAAGAGCGATTTCCGGCACATCACCAGAGGCCAAAGACGATCCGGCGCGCGTAGTGGATCAGGAAGAACATCAGATCGTTACGATGTTCATCGATATTGCGGCATTTTCGCAATTAGCGGCTCCGCTACCATCGGAGTCGGTCTTCGACGCCTTATCCGAGCGCCTCAACAACATTGCTGATATCGTCAGAGAGTTTGGCGGCAACATCGACCGATCACTAGGTGATGGACTCCTATGCTTTTTCGGATACCAATCCCAATTCAGCGCCGCATTCAACACACAGCGAGCCTTTCTGGCTGCGCGTAAGATTCAAGAATCCACAATCATGCAAGTCTTGAACGATCTCGATCAGGGTCAAAAAAAACTAATTATGCCAGTTCGTGTCGGTATCCATTCATCCAGCATGATTATTGGCAACCTCGGTGGAGCGACGAGGATTGACTTCACAATGATAGGAGCCGGTGTCAACTTTGCTAGTCGCCTGGAGACTGCGTGCACACCGTTTAAAGTCATGTTTAGCGATGTTTGCTTCGGCCATTTGGTCGAGCTTGGTTATGCTGCAGATGAATTTGCACCCGTCGCTATCCATATTAAGCACAGGGCGGATTCTGTGACAGCTTACGAGTTCGATCCATTCAGACAACGCATCGAAGAATTGCGACGCGCCGAGAGAGCTTACCTTGAACAGTTAGGCATCAAAGTCATCGATCAACGCTTGGCCGTGAGGGAGTTAGGGACAATCGTTTTGCGTAGCGGCAACGAGGAATTCGTGGTGCGCGATTTCTCTAGTTTTGGATTCCGAGGAGTGTCGGTCAGACAATTTGGTCGTCAGTCACGACTCATCGTCGAAGTCAGAGTCAACGATCAAGCATTGCACGAGGAGCTCCGCGCTAAATTCGTCGATAAATTAACTGTGGAAGTACGCTGGAGCCAAAGGAGCACCCCCCATAAGCAGCGCCTGGCCTCCGGTCAGTCGGAGGGGGCTACGCATGCATTCGAGCACGGCTTTAAAATCATCGGCATCAGCCCCGAGCAACGCCGCTTCCTTTTCGAGCGCTTATCCCGTCGCTTCGCTGTCGTTGGATCTGATGACGTCGATGGTGTCGCCAAAGAAGTGGCCTAG
- a CDS encoding TolC family protein, whose protein sequence is MVSALKLCAVAALFVAANPAAAVVNYSVEAYTDAVLKTQPGLAAQQNQLEAAQSDERQVGLLTAPQLQTKVTAVNDRRPPLSLAPGYSSLTGNMIQASVAQQFSTGTMAKLTFDLQSVHFNDFRLSPQTPGVDQEIHTFAPSFELSQPLWRGALGRSIQNQKELMGAQKDTQSSSLRIKTKEVKLGAELAYYRLAFARDRVMISETTLSTAEKILAFVKSKQSQNLYEKGDLLQAQALVESRRLELQEALSEVRSAALAFNVGRGVMSDQVSEGISSLRMMEVAKDSPKVGVDKQPELAMIRNQIDVASSAMAVAEEQSLPSLNAFASYGLQSRFDDLAKTMRNTIDPYNPMLTVGIALDMPLDRDLVKAATEAARHRRVAAQNLLEDATRNLSRAVTDLNIKRSEAIKVYAMAKSLELVQDEKLKNEQRQYRNGRSTTYQLLMFSQDLAMAELGRVKAAYAVYVIDAQLRQFRE, encoded by the coding sequence ATGGTGAGCGCGTTAAAACTATGTGCGGTGGCAGCGCTTTTTGTAGCTGCAAATCCCGCCGCCGCCGTCGTCAATTACTCCGTCGAAGCCTACACTGACGCAGTTCTTAAGACGCAGCCAGGGCTTGCGGCGCAGCAAAATCAGCTCGAGGCAGCTCAGTCGGACGAGCGCCAAGTCGGGCTTTTAACCGCGCCGCAACTACAGACTAAGGTTACGGCCGTTAACGACCGCAGACCACCGCTGTCGCTGGCCCCGGGTTACAGCTCCCTGACTGGCAACATGATTCAGGCCAGTGTCGCCCAGCAGTTCAGTACTGGCACGATGGCTAAACTGACTTTCGATTTACAGAGTGTTCACTTCAATGACTTTAGACTGTCGCCTCAGACACCAGGTGTCGATCAGGAGATCCACACCTTTGCGCCGTCCTTTGAACTGAGCCAACCACTGTGGCGCGGAGCTTTGGGGCGATCGATTCAAAATCAAAAAGAACTGATGGGAGCACAGAAAGACACGCAATCTAGCAGCCTGCGTATAAAGACCAAAGAGGTCAAACTGGGCGCCGAACTTGCTTATTACCGCCTGGCATTTGCCCGAGACAGGGTGATGATAAGCGAGACCACTTTGAGCACCGCTGAAAAAATTCTCGCCTTCGTGAAATCCAAACAAAGCCAAAATCTCTACGAAAAGGGTGACCTTCTGCAGGCACAGGCGTTAGTTGAGTCGAGACGTCTAGAACTGCAAGAAGCCCTCTCGGAGGTGCGGTCTGCTGCATTGGCGTTTAATGTCGGACGTGGGGTGATGTCGGATCAGGTGTCTGAAGGAATCTCATCGCTACGCATGATGGAAGTCGCCAAAGATTCCCCCAAAGTGGGTGTCGACAAACAACCTGAGCTAGCCATGATTCGTAACCAGATTGACGTAGCGAGTTCGGCCATGGCCGTGGCTGAGGAGCAGAGTCTACCGTCGCTTAATGCGTTCGCCTCTTATGGTCTTCAGTCACGATTCGATGATTTAGCCAAGACCATGCGGAACACCATAGATCCGTATAACCCCATGCTGACTGTTGGCATCGCTCTTGATATGCCGCTCGATCGTGACCTGGTGAAGGCTGCGACGGAAGCGGCGCGACACCGGCGTGTCGCCGCGCAGAATTTACTCGAGGATGCCACGCGGAATCTAAGTCGTGCGGTGACTGATCTGAACATCAAGCGCAGCGAAGCCATCAAGGTTTATGCGATGGCAAAGTCACTGGAACTGGTGCAGGACGAAAAATTAAAAAACGAGCAACGTCAGTATCGCAACGGGCGCTCGACCACCTATCAGTTGCTCATGTTTTCGCAAGACCTAGCTATGGCAGAGCTGGGGCGTGTGAAAGCAGCCTATGCAGTCTATGTCATCGACGCCCAACTGCGGCAGTTTAGGGAATAG
- a CDS encoding efflux RND transporter permease subunit gives MQSMSSTPNCGSLGNSAMNIADLSIRRPIFVSCLVIIMLVLGYVSMKRLSVEMFPDVAPPVISVITAYPGTGPRELETLVTKPIEDAVSTIAGLKRVTSASFEGVSQVVAEFYMDQDIKQSEQRIRDKVSQAKVRFPLGVKEPIVQAFDFSDQPIVTIGVQSEMGAAKLFDLADQLIKPRLQQIRDVGSVTVLGGRKREVQVLLDRDKLRERGLSARYVAGRLADTGANIPAGKVNDGAEEKVFRSRGEFTSLKEIEASVLNLFGNDNPTRIRDVGVVVDALEDEKNRVYVDGKKAVLIQVFKQSKTNTVALAKRVRDDMPKLEKFLQSQDPSLKLTLVRDGSREINLNISDVNESIFLGIVLTVIVVFLFLGNFRSTLITGLALPNSLLGSFILMQAFGLSINVVTLLALSLVVGLLIDDAIVVRENIFRYIEQGMSPREAASKGTSEVTLAVVATTLVVMSVFGPIALTTGLVGKILANFGLTICFAMIISLFDALTIAPMLSAYFAGKTHSSGVTESVFYRYTIGGLLKGFDRLQTNLENGYEKLIRVVVRFPISTVLVTLAVCFACFATVGSITKTFLPTQDAGEFTVNLELPQGTNLNRMDEVSREVENVLTQLAEIDTVQMTVGSRNGEPNKADFYVRLKPSTQRKRALSAIKEDVREKLSSFSYAKPTVQDFDFTGGAKGHPFMLNLLSDDTENLRIYVAKLLAHLRKDPRLKDLDTNDRTGKKEFSFELKPGRAEIYGMNTALLGQELRAQVQGIPATVFRTAGYEYEVRVMMKDGDRDLRRDFNKISVMNLNNRLVRLPDVADVKETVAQASIDRQNRSRYIQLSADLAAGAGIGDLVNDIEKQFKSGDLKLPAGVNYAFIGESENFAELADSMGLVLILAITFIYLVLSSLYESFVTPLTIIATLPLALCGAFVALLMRHESINLFSGLGMLMLMGVCCKNSILLVDFTNQKRSEGMALKEAIQLAGKTRLRPILMTSLALIAGTIPVAVGLNEASKQRVSMGVAIIGGVISSTILSLIVVPAILPFFYWVSDKASQLIHIIGNGKRCEGNKASADAAR, from the coding sequence ATGCAGTCTATGTCATCGACGCCCAACTGCGGCAGTTTAGGGAATAGCGCCATGAATATCGCTGATCTTTCCATCCGTCGACCGATCTTTGTCTCCTGCCTAGTCATTATTATGCTGGTGCTGGGATACGTCTCGATGAAGCGGTTGAGCGTCGAAATGTTTCCTGACGTCGCACCACCTGTGATCAGTGTGATCACAGCCTATCCGGGCACCGGGCCGCGCGAGCTTGAAACTCTAGTCACTAAACCAATAGAGGACGCCGTCAGCACTATCGCTGGTCTGAAGCGCGTGACCTCGGCCAGCTTCGAGGGTGTGAGCCAGGTCGTGGCCGAGTTTTACATGGATCAGGACATTAAACAGTCGGAGCAAAGGATCCGTGACAAGGTGAGTCAGGCCAAGGTGCGCTTTCCGCTCGGTGTCAAAGAGCCGATAGTGCAGGCCTTTGACTTCTCTGATCAACCCATTGTGACGATTGGCGTCCAGAGTGAGATGGGAGCGGCCAAACTTTTTGACCTCGCGGATCAACTGATTAAACCACGTCTCCAGCAAATTCGTGACGTGGGTAGCGTAACTGTGCTTGGTGGTCGTAAGCGTGAAGTACAGGTTCTACTCGATCGTGACAAGTTGCGCGAAAGAGGACTGTCGGCACGATACGTCGCGGGGCGCCTCGCTGACACCGGTGCCAACATCCCAGCTGGTAAGGTAAACGACGGAGCTGAGGAAAAAGTGTTTCGCAGCCGGGGCGAATTTACTTCTCTCAAGGAGATCGAAGCGAGCGTCCTAAATCTCTTTGGTAACGATAATCCCACCCGCATTCGCGACGTAGGTGTCGTAGTCGATGCGCTTGAGGATGAGAAAAATAGGGTCTACGTCGACGGCAAGAAGGCGGTGCTCATCCAAGTCTTTAAGCAATCAAAGACCAACACTGTGGCTCTGGCCAAACGCGTTCGCGATGACATGCCTAAGCTAGAGAAGTTTTTGCAGTCGCAAGATCCAAGTCTTAAGTTGACGTTGGTGCGTGACGGGAGTCGCGAAATCAATCTGAATATTTCTGACGTCAATGAGAGTATATTTCTCGGGATTGTGCTGACGGTTATCGTGGTTTTTCTTTTTCTTGGTAACTTTCGCTCAACTTTAATTACCGGTCTAGCTTTGCCTAACTCTCTTTTGGGATCTTTTATTTTGATGCAAGCCTTTGGTCTCAGCATCAATGTGGTGACGCTACTGGCGCTTAGTCTTGTGGTCGGTCTCTTGATCGACGACGCGATCGTCGTGCGTGAAAATATATTCCGCTACATCGAGCAGGGGATGAGCCCGCGTGAGGCTGCTAGTAAAGGTACCTCTGAGGTGACGCTGGCAGTCGTTGCAACCACTTTAGTCGTAATGTCGGTGTTTGGTCCTATTGCACTCACTACAGGATTGGTCGGAAAAATCTTGGCTAATTTTGGTCTGACAATCTGCTTTGCCATGATTATTAGTCTATTTGATGCATTGACCATAGCGCCAATGCTTTCAGCCTATTTTGCTGGCAAAACTCACAGTAGTGGAGTTACAGAGTCAGTATTTTACAGGTATACCATCGGTGGCTTGTTAAAGGGCTTTGACCGACTGCAGACTAATCTTGAAAATGGCTATGAGAAGCTTATTCGTGTAGTAGTGCGATTTCCGATCTCAACCGTGCTAGTCACCCTCGCTGTCTGTTTCGCCTGCTTTGCCACAGTTGGTTCGATCACTAAAACGTTTCTGCCAACGCAGGACGCCGGCGAATTCACGGTAAATCTGGAATTGCCGCAAGGAACTAATCTCAACCGGATGGATGAGGTGTCCCGCGAGGTCGAGAACGTCCTAACGCAATTAGCCGAGATCGACACCGTGCAGATGACGGTAGGGAGTCGTAACGGGGAACCAAACAAGGCTGACTTTTACGTGCGATTAAAGCCATCAACTCAGCGTAAAAGAGCCCTCAGTGCGATCAAAGAAGACGTACGAGAAAAGCTCAGCAGCTTCAGTTACGCTAAGCCCACGGTTCAGGATTTTGACTTCACGGGTGGCGCCAAGGGGCATCCATTCATGCTCAATCTTCTCAGTGATGATACCGAAAATCTCCGTATTTATGTCGCAAAGCTACTGGCTCATCTACGCAAGGACCCAAGGCTGAAAGATTTGGATACCAACGACCGTACCGGCAAGAAAGAGTTTAGTTTTGAGCTAAAACCTGGTCGGGCTGAGATTTACGGCATGAACACAGCGTTGCTCGGGCAGGAACTCAGGGCGCAGGTTCAGGGGATCCCAGCCACCGTATTCAGGACGGCCGGCTATGAGTACGAAGTACGTGTCATGATGAAAGACGGTGATCGGGATCTGCGGCGTGATTTCAACAAGATTTCCGTGATGAATTTAAACAATCGCTTAGTCCGCCTGCCTGATGTTGCTGATGTCAAGGAAACCGTTGCCCAAGCGTCGATCGATCGGCAAAACCGTAGCCGCTATATACAGCTGTCTGCTGACCTTGCTGCCGGGGCCGGGATCGGCGATCTTGTAAACGATATTGAAAAACAGTTTAAGTCGGGTGATCTCAAGTTGCCGGCAGGTGTTAACTACGCGTTTATCGGTGAGAGCGAGAATTTTGCCGAGCTGGCCGATTCCATGGGACTTGTGTTGATCCTGGCGATTACATTTATCTATCTGGTGCTCTCAAGTCTTTACGAGTCATTTGTGACACCGCTGACCATCATCGCCACGTTGCCATTGGCACTTTGTGGTGCCTTTGTGGCGCTGCTCATGCGGCACGAGTCGATCAATTTATTCAGCGGCCTGGGTATGTTGATGCTCATGGGGGTATGCTGCAAAAACTCCATACTGCTCGTCGACTTCACCAATCAAAAGCGCTCTGAGGGTATGGCACTCAAGGAGGCTATTCAGTTGGCTGGGAAGACGCGGCTAAGACCGATCCTCATGACGTCGTTGGCACTCATCGCCGGGACTATTCCGGTTGCTGTTGGTCTAAACGAAGCCAGTAAGCAGCGCGTTAGTATGGGCGTTGCCATTATCGGGGGGGTGATAAGCTCGACAATCTTAAGTCTGATCGTCGTGCCAGCGATCCTGCCATTTTTCTACTGGGTGTCCGACAAAGCTTCGCAGCTGATACACATCATCGGTAACGGTAAAAGGTGTGAAGGGAATAAGGCTTCGGCGGATGCCGCTAGATGA
- a CDS encoding RDD family protein, whose protein sequence is MNHKARALMEQFEKQEFKALSPGIGLGPKRPGGGGGTRQATPMNPPVATRKTGASQRISAPKTPEQPPRVNAAVTARVMAPTWGIRLQAYVMDFFLVVTTLAVAFAGVVVYTVYNTSQSGDLSDLWQQRPVQLLASASPLLTLGLVYAVCVVYMLFFKLLVGSTCGESLLGISTKIVPSTARAKQKNF, encoded by the coding sequence ATGAACCACAAGGCGAGGGCGCTCATGGAACAATTCGAGAAGCAAGAGTTCAAGGCCTTATCGCCTGGTATTGGCTTGGGTCCAAAGCGACCCGGGGGCGGTGGCGGCACGCGGCAGGCCACGCCGATGAATCCGCCAGTGGCCACGCGCAAGACTGGCGCGTCACAGCGAATCTCTGCACCCAAGACGCCGGAGCAGCCCCCTCGGGTCAATGCGGCCGTCACCGCCCGCGTAATGGCACCAACCTGGGGTATACGCCTGCAAGCCTACGTCATGGATTTCTTTCTTGTCGTGACGACGCTGGCCGTGGCCTTTGCGGGTGTCGTCGTGTACACGGTCTATAACACGTCCCAATCGGGTGACCTTAGCGATCTATGGCAACAACGTCCCGTCCAGCTACTAGCCTCAGCCAGTCCGCTTTTAACGCTTGGACTGGTTTATGCGGTGTGTGTTGTTTACATGCTTTTCTTTAAGTTATTGGTTGGTTCCACGTGTGGTGAGAGTTTGCTTGGTATTTCCACCAAAATCGTACCTAGTACCGCGAGAGCTAAACAAAAAAACTTTTAG